The Pimelobacter simplex genomic sequence CATCGCCGCGAAGTGGCCCCCGCGCGGGAACCGCGACCAGTGGTCGATGTTGGTGTTGTCGCGCTCGGCCAGCGACCGGATGGTCTGGAAGTCGTCCTTGAAGACCGCGACGCCGAGACGTCCGGTGCTGACCACGGGCTCGGCGCCGGAGTGCTGCTCCTCGTAGTGGTAGCGGGCCGCGGAGCCGTAGGTGTTGGTCAGCCAGTACAGCGTGGCCTGGGCGAGGACCTGCTCGGGCGTGACCAGGCTGGTGCCGTTGCCGAAGCTCTCGAAGAGCTCGCTGTAGGCGAGCACCGCGACCGGCGAGTCGGCGAGGCCGGCCGCGACGGTCTGGGGGCGGGTGCCGTTCATGGCGTTGTAGCCGCCGACCGACTGGAACCACTGCATGTGCTCGAGGGCGGCGTACTCCTCGGGGCCGAAGCCCTCGAACTCGGCCGGGTCGCCGCTGGGGAACGAGAAGAGGTGGAGCACGTGGGCGCCGCGGAAGCCCTCGGGGTTCGCGACGGCGAGCTCGCGGCCCACCATGGCGCCGCCGTCGCTGCCGTGGATGCCGTAGGAGTCGTAGCCCAGGCGCCGCATCAGCACGTCGTACGCCGCACCGACGCGCTTCATCGTCCAGCCGGTCTCGACGACCGGGGTGGACCAGCCGAAGCCCGGCATCGAGGGGATGACGAGGTGGAAGGCCTGGTCGGCGGTGCCGCCGTGGGCCTCGGGGTCGACCAGCGGGTCGATCATGTCGAGGAAGTCGAGCTGCGATCCGGGGTAGGTGTGGGCGAGCAGGAGCGGGGTGGCGTCCTCGTGCTTCGAGCGGACGTGGAGGAAGTGGATCCGCTGGCCGTCGACCTCGGTGACGAAGCCGTCGTAGGCGTTGAGGCGGGCCTCGACCGCGCGCCAGTCGAAGTCCTTCCAGCGGGCGACCATGTCGCGCAGGTAGGACTCGGGGGTGCCGTACTCCCACGAGTCGCCGGGGGCGGCCGGGGCGAAGCGGGTGCGGTCGAGACGGCTGCGGAGGTCGTCGAGGTCGGTCTGCGGGATGTCGATGACGAAGGGCGTGATCTGGTTCATGGCAGTGACGTTAGGAGCCAATGCGGAACGGTTCGTTCCTGTTAAATCACCGGTGTGAAGAAAACTTCCGGACGGGTCCTGGAGCTGCTCGGACTGCTCCAGAACCGCGTCGAGTGGACCGCCCCCGAGCTCGCCGAGCGGCTCGGTGTCACCGAGCGGACCGTGCGCAACGACATCGCCCGGCTCCGCGAGCTCGGCTACCCGGTCAACAGCCTGCGCGGGCGGGCCGGCCACTACCGGCTGGGGGACGGCGCCCGGTTGCCCCCGCTGCTCCTGGACGACGAGGAGGCGGTCGCCGTCGCCGTCGGGCTGCGCACGGTCACCGGCGTCGCGGGCTTCGAGGACAGCGGCGCCCGGGCGCTGACCAAGCTCGAGCACGTGCTGCCCGACCGGCTGCGCCGCCAGCTCGCGTCCCTGCGCGACGCCACCGAGGCCGGACCGGTCAACACCGACTCCAACGTCGAGGACCCCGAGGTCGCGCCCGGGGTGCTCACCGAGATCGCCGCCGCGATCCGCGACCACCGGGGGCTGCGGGCGTTCTACCGCGACGACGAGCGGATCGAGGTCGAGCCCTACCGGCTGGTGGCGTGGCAGCGGCGCTGGTTCGTGGTGGGCCGCTCCCCCGAGACCGGCGCGTGGGCGCCGTACCGGGTCGACTGGATGACGCTGCGCCTGCCCGGAGGCCGCTCCTTCACCCCGGCCGAGCTGCCCGGCGACCTCACCGAGCTCGTCGTCCGCGAGGTCGCCCGCACCGGCTGGGCCGTGCACGCCCGCCTCGTCATCGACGCGCCCGCCGAGGAGGTCCTGGCCCGGATCAACCCCGCCGTCGGCGTCGTCGAGTCGCGTCCCGACGGCCGCTCGGTGCTCGTCACCGGCGGCGACAGCCTCGAGATCGTCGCGGTGTGGATCGGCATGCTCGGCCTCGACTTCAGCGTCGAGTCGCCCGCCGCGCTGGTCGGGCACCTGCAGGTCCTGGCCGAGCGGTACGCACGCGCGATCGACCCGACCGGGGCGACCGACCCGACCGGGGCGTGAGTCAGGCCGAGAGCTCGAGGACGCGCAGGTCGTCGAACTTGCGGAAGTCGCGGTCGAAGGTGACCACCGTGCCGCCGTACGTCGCCGCGCAGGCGGCGATGTAGGCATCGGTGATGAGGTCGGCGCGCGCCCCCGCGCCGTCGCTCAGCCGGGTGAACTCCTCGATGGTGCGCGGGTGACCCGACCAGGTGACGTACTTGGAGTGGGCCATCACGGCCGCCGCGAACTCCCACGCCTGGCGGAAGGACGACGGCTCGGCGAACACCCGCGGGTTCGTGACCATGCGCGCGAAGCCGACCCAGACCAGGTCGGGCACGGTGAACGTCTTGCCGGCCGTGACCGTTGCCTGCCACCACTGCGTCGC encodes the following:
- a CDS encoding epoxide hydrolase family protein, which translates into the protein MNQITPFVIDIPQTDLDDLRSRLDRTRFAPAAPGDSWEYGTPESYLRDMVARWKDFDWRAVEARLNAYDGFVTEVDGQRIHFLHVRSKHEDATPLLLAHTYPGSQLDFLDMIDPLVDPEAHGGTADQAFHLVIPSMPGFGWSTPVVETGWTMKRVGAAYDVLMRRLGYDSYGIHGSDGGAMVGRELAVANPEGFRGAHVLHLFSFPSGDPAEFEGFGPEEYAALEHMQWFQSVGGYNAMNGTRPQTVAAGLADSPVAVLAYSELFESFGNGTSLVTPEQVLAQATLYWLTNTYGSAARYHYEEQHSGAEPVVSTGRLGVAVFKDDFQTIRSLAERDNTNIDHWSRFPRGGHFAAMEVPQDVVVDLRVFFG
- a CDS encoding helix-turn-helix transcriptional regulator; the encoded protein is MKKTSGRVLELLGLLQNRVEWTAPELAERLGVTERTVRNDIARLRELGYPVNSLRGRAGHYRLGDGARLPPLLLDDEEAVAVAVGLRTVTGVAGFEDSGARALTKLEHVLPDRLRRQLASLRDATEAGPVNTDSNVEDPEVAPGVLTEIAAAIRDHRGLRAFYRDDERIEVEPYRLVAWQRRWFVVGRSPETGAWAPYRVDWMTLRLPGGRSFTPAELPGDLTELVVREVARTGWAVHARLVIDAPAEEVLARINPAVGVVESRPDGRSVLVTGGDSLEIVAVWIGMLGLDFSVESPAALVGHLQVLAERYARAIDPTGATDPTGA
- a CDS encoding TA system VapC family ribonuclease toxin, whose amino-acid sequence is MFVLDANVVIPLYRGDHPLHAVATQWWQATVTAGKTFTVPDLVWVGFARMVTNPRVFAEPSSFRQAWEFAAAVMAHSKYVTWSGHPRTIEEFTRLSDGAGARADLITDAYIAACAATYGGTVVTFDRDFRKFDDLRVLELSA